One Xiphophorus maculatus strain JP 163 A chromosome 9, X_maculatus-5.0-male, whole genome shotgun sequence DNA segment encodes these proteins:
- the mmachc gene encoding methylmalonic aciduria and homocystinuria type C protein isoform X2, producing MAASSASVEGVIGPLGSCLTKLGFEVCPLKVGWYNSVLPPSFHLPYPDDALAVVVLSTPAMFEQAFLPFLEHSSIQKPSDPVDQCVRHCVSTAVSQCFPELKVDVRYDYELLPSRKPKFLAQTAAHVSGAAFYYQQSDVTDQPWGGRKMFGVCIHPSFGGWFAIRALLVFEDVAVGPELVQPDPPDCVASREDRIKLLEAFNLHWTGATETSSLWDRPTQRDRRSTSPLPRLSASPCSGVGVFCQKKRPNLISAHVSRTRPTDTADTWAC from the exons ATGGCGGCTTCCTCTGCCAGTGTGGAGGGTGTGATAGGACCACTAGGCAGCTGTTTGACTAAACTAGGGTTTGAAGTGTGCCCTCTAAAG GTAGGCTGGTATAACTCAGTGTTGCCTCCTTCCTTTCACCTGCCTTACCCAGATGATGCCTTGGCCGTGGTGGTGCTCAGCACTCCTGCTATGTTTGAACAAGCCTTCCTGCCCTTCTTGGAGCACAGCAGCATTCAGAAGCCATCCGACCCTGTGGACCAATGTGTCCGGCATTGTGTCTCCACTGCAGTCTCACAG TGTTTTCCAGAACTGAAGGTGGATGTGAGGTACGACTACGAGCTGCTGCCAAGCAGGAAGCCAAAGTTCTTGGCGCAGACTGCCGCGCACGTGTCTGGAGCGGCGTTCTACTACCAGCAGTCTGACGTCACAGACCAGCCCTGGGGCGGAAGA AAGATGTTTGGAGTTTGCATTCATCCGAGCTTCGGCGGCTGGTTTGCCATCCGGGCCCTGCTGGTGTTTGAGGATGTGGCGGTGGGCCCTGAGCTGGTGCAGCCCGATCCTCCGGACTGCGTTGCTTCCAGAGAAGACAGAATCAAGCTGCTGGAGGCCTTTAACCTCCACTG GACTGGAGCTACCGAGACATCGTCCCTGTGGGACAGACCTACTCAGAGAGACAGAAGGAGTACTTCTCCACTCCCCCGGCTCAGCGCCTCGCCCTGCTCAGGAGTTGGGGTCTTTTGCCAAAAGAAGAGGCCCAACCTGATCTCAGCCCATGTGAGCAGAACCAGGCCAACGGACACGGCTGACACCTGGGCCTGCTGA
- the mmachc gene encoding methylmalonic aciduria and homocystinuria type C protein isoform X1, giving the protein MPRVTNATMAASSASVEGVIGPLGSCLTKLGFEVCPLKVGWYNSVLPPSFHLPYPDDALAVVVLSTPAMFEQAFLPFLEHSSIQKPSDPVDQCVRHCVSTAVSQCFPELKVDVRYDYELLPSRKPKFLAQTAAHVSGAAFYYQQSDVTDQPWGGRKMFGVCIHPSFGGWFAIRALLVFEDVAVGPELVQPDPPDCVASREDRIKLLEAFNLHWQDWSYRDIVPVGQTYSERQKEYFSTPPAQRLALLRSWGLLPKEEAQPDLSPCEQNQANGHG; this is encoded by the exons ATGCCTCGCGTTACCAACGCAACAATGGCGGCTTCCTCTGCCAGTGTGGAGGGTGTGATAGGACCACTAGGCAGCTGTTTGACTAAACTAGGGTTTGAAGTGTGCCCTCTAAAG GTAGGCTGGTATAACTCAGTGTTGCCTCCTTCCTTTCACCTGCCTTACCCAGATGATGCCTTGGCCGTGGTGGTGCTCAGCACTCCTGCTATGTTTGAACAAGCCTTCCTGCCCTTCTTGGAGCACAGCAGCATTCAGAAGCCATCCGACCCTGTGGACCAATGTGTCCGGCATTGTGTCTCCACTGCAGTCTCACAG TGTTTTCCAGAACTGAAGGTGGATGTGAGGTACGACTACGAGCTGCTGCCAAGCAGGAAGCCAAAGTTCTTGGCGCAGACTGCCGCGCACGTGTCTGGAGCGGCGTTCTACTACCAGCAGTCTGACGTCACAGACCAGCCCTGGGGCGGAAGA AAGATGTTTGGAGTTTGCATTCATCCGAGCTTCGGCGGCTGGTTTGCCATCCGGGCCCTGCTGGTGTTTGAGGATGTGGCGGTGGGCCCTGAGCTGGTGCAGCCCGATCCTCCGGACTGCGTTGCTTCCAGAGAAGACAGAATCAAGCTGCTGGAGGCCTTTAACCTCCACTGGCAG GACTGGAGCTACCGAGACATCGTCCCTGTGGGACAGACCTACTCAGAGAGACAGAAGGAGTACTTCTCCACTCCCCCGGCTCAGCGCCTCGCCCTGCTCAGGAGTTGGGGTCTTTTGCCAAAAGAAGAGGCCCAACCTGATCTCAGCCCATGTGAGCAGAACCAGGCCAACGGACACGGCTGA